The Ruminococcaceae bacterium BL-4 region CCGCTCGCTGGCTGGGGTGAGATCTACATAAAGGGCGGAAAGAATTAAAAACGCTTCCAGCGTTTTAGCGTTGTAGGCAATCCCCAGGAACACTGCGGATAAAAGCAGCCAGCGTAGTTGCCCTTTATCGGCAGCAACCATCATGGCCCACGCCGCGAGCGTCATGAAGAGAATCAGGACGGAATCTGTATTGTTGGTTTTGCTGACCACAATGAAGATCGGCGAAAGAGCCAGAACTAGTGCAGAGACAAGTCCTGCCACGTTGCCAAAATGCCGCTTGACAATATGATAGATAATGGCAACTGTCGCCACCGCAGCAAGACATTCCGGCAGCAGAATGCTCCAGCCATAAAATCCGAATACTTTTGCAAATGCTGCTTGTACCCATAATGAGACAGGTGGCTTATCCACTGTCACCCATCTACCCGGGTCGAGCGAGACAAAAAAGAAGTTTTTCCAGCTTGTTAGCATGCTTTTTACGCTGGCTGTATAGAATCCATTGCTGTAGCCTTCGTTCCAGATGTTGAATATGGATAGGAATCCAGCCAACAGCAGGATCAATGCAAGAGCAACTTTGGATAGAACACGGCGTTTTTTATTTGTTATCATTTATGCTTACTCCTAAGTTTAATATAGAAACTCTTTTTTTAAGAAGTCTGATCCGTTGTTTTATCATTGCTTCGTTATTCTGATTTTTGGTAAACACTCTTAATTGATCGCAATGAATAGGAGCATTAACAATAAAAGCCCCAGTTATCTTAAAAAAGATAGCTGGGGGATCGAAATAAGTATTTACTTATTATGTTGAGATAGAAATATAGACAACTAGGTCTCTATACGATGAAGTGCCATTGTCACTTTTTTAAAAGTATAAAAATGAGCACCTAAAAGTCGTTTAGAACTAAATAATCAATATTTTAAACTTAATAATTTT contains the following coding sequences:
- a CDS encoding membrane protein of unknown function (Evidence 5 : Unknown function), with amino-acid sequence MITNKKRRVLSKVALALILLLAGFLSIFNIWNEGYSNGFYTASVKSMLTSWKNFFFVSLDPGRWVTVDKPPVSLWVQAAFAKVFGFYGWSILLPECLAAVATVAIIYHIVKRHFGNVAGLVSALVLALSPIFIVVSKTNNTDSVLILFMTLAAWAMMVAADKGQLRWLLLSAVFLGIAYNAKTLEAFLILSALYVDLTPASERPYVDNSITNSELELALGYNGIQRIIGQSMNSGPQESRSDFTSQPGNTADFEAPISDSADAPNADGSNPPQIPGDDQTDGNSGNTIASTTQQPPFDEEDGSFRGGRDGSNIR